AAGTAACGGGAATTCGTTTTTTCTCGCCATACTCCTGAATAAGCAGACCTTCTTTGCTGAAAATTTGTAAAGGTACTTGTAATTGTACAGTTTTCAACGAGTCTACGTTGGGAAGTTGACTTTCAAGATAGAGGTACAACAGACAGCCTGCTACTATTAAAACAAAAGACAGGCTCATCAGCGCCCATAGACCTTTACGCCAGAAGTATGCCATTTTCATAGAGTCATGTGATTTTAATGAAATTTGGCGGGTATTATACAGTGATTCTCAATAAGATTGCGAGTTTTGTGCAAAAAAGAGGGTAATTTTATACTAATTTTTAATGTTTCATTGAATTTTGCAAGAAAACTCAATGAAACATAATGAGGGTAGTTAATAAATGTCGAGCTTTACTCAATCGTTACCCTGGGAGGATTTTCTTCAAAATCATCTAGTGTTGGTAAAGTTTGCGATGATGTGGGCGGGGTTTGCATTGTTTGAGAAAAAAATCGAGAAGAATTTCCTCCTTGTCTTTGCAACATAGGAAGTCCAGCGAGACCATACCCATATAAAGGAGGGTATACCTGAAAACGTCTGGTTGGTGCTTCTTCGGTTTGTTTCTTTAAGCTCTCGTACTCTGCCTGAATTTTTTCTAATTTTAATGTTAATTCATCAATAGTAATAAGTTGTTGTTTCTCTTTTTCGCTTAACTCAACTATCTTGTTCTCAAACTCGGATTTTTGGGTTGCCATTAATAATTTTAGTTGTTCTAGCTCTAATTTTTCCGCTTCTCTATCTGATTCTTTTGTTGATTTTTTTGATGCTTCACTTTGCCATTGTAATAAAGTTTGCTGTTCTAAACATATGTTTGCAGCAATATCTTTAAGTTCTTCATTAGAATCATCAGGCGTCATATGAAGTACGAAAAGAACTTCTTCGATAAGTAGTTGTCCTGAATTACAGTATTTACTTCCTATGTATCGATCATTCAATAGGCCAGCTAATTCTTTGACTCGAGAGTCTTGGAGTGTTACCGGATGCTTTACTCCTTTTTTTATATTTAATAATTTTCGAAAATCAATGAATAGTTGAGTTAATTGTTCTTGAAATGCCCTTAACTCATGCTCCTTAAATGGAGTTTTAATATCGAGTTGCTCTTTTAAAAAACAAATTTTATTTAAAAGGAACAAAAGGAATTCTTCCCTTCCATGGTAACCTTTTGTACATGCGCTAATCTTTCCTTCCAGGTACGAAGCAAAACTAACGTTTTGAATTATTTCTACTGCACGGTCATGAGATTTTTTTCTGTGTATTGTAGGATCAACGGCAGTAACTAGTTTATCTTTAGCCTCGATATTGTCTTGGCTGTCATGATAACGAACTATAACGGTTGCCAATGCATAAATTAACTCTTCTAACCTAGTCATGAAAATCTCCTTTTTCAAAGCATAATTGCGAAATCCCATTACAAGTTGGTCTTTCACTATATTAAATGTTTTTGGGGAGTGCAAGTTGTTTTAACTTAATGGTGAAAATGCCAACAGGTCCACCTTGAATGACTTTCATGAGATAGAAAACAGTGTAATTTTTTAATAGGTTACGTTAACATCATCATATAAACCAAAGGAGTATTTTTTGAATGCATGGAAGACTCAAGGGAATAGGAAGTATGCTCAGACTGTTTCAACCCAAGCATCGTTCCATTCTCGGAATCGATATAACATCAACAGCGGTTAAAATCTTAGAAATTTCAGGCCAGGGCGATGAGTTGGTTGTCGAAAACTATGGCCGTGAAGTACTTCCTGCAAATGCAATGGATGGGAACACTATTAAAGATGTTGATGCAGTCTCTCAGTGCATAAAAAAAATAATTGACCGTCTAAATACCTCATGTAAGCAAGCTGCTCTAGCGGTTCCTGATTCCTCAATCATTAACAAAGTAATCCAAATTAATGAGGGTTTAAGTGAGGCAGAGATGGAGGAGTTGATTGTTACAGAAGCAGATAAATATATTCCTTATCCGATAGATGAAATCAATCTTGACTTTGAAATTTTAGGTCACTCTGAAAAAAATCCGAATATGCTTGACGTGTTAATTGTTGCTTCACGAGCAGAAAATGTGAATCAACGTGTAGATATTGCCGTCCACTCGGGTTTGGAGGTAACAGTGGTTGACGTCGAATCTTATGCCGTAGAACGCGCAGCGCAGCAACTTGCTAAAGATTTACCTGCCTCTGGACAAGATAAAACCATTGCCATCATCGATATTGGTGCAAGTTACACGCATTTGTTTGTATTACAAGGAATGAAATTAGTTTACTCAAGAGAAGAAAAATTTGGCGGAAAGCAATTAATAGACTCGACTGCGGAACACTATAAAATGACTTTAGAACAAGTCATGTTGGCTAAGGATAATGGAACATTACCTGAGGATTATGAAAAGGAAGTATTAGAACCGTTTAAAGAGGATATTTTGTTGCAAATCAAGCGTACCTTGCAGTTTTTTTATTCCACAAGTCAGGATGGCGATGTAGATCATATTTTATTGGCAGGAGGATTAGCCAAGTTGCCAGGTTTGGTGGCGTTGGTTCAAGAGCGATTGGGGATGAGTACGACAATTGCCAATCCATTGTCACATATGACTCCAGGTAAGATGGTGAATTTAGATTCTATAAATAATGATGCTCCAGGACTAATGGTAGCTTGTGGATTGGCTCTAAGGGAAGTTAAGTGAGAGTATATGACGCAAATTAATCTTCTTCCATGGCGAGAGCTCAAGCGGGAGCAGGAGAAAAAGTTGTTCATGACTATGCTGCTTTTATGCATTGTGCTCTCGGCGTTTATTGTTTTTTTAATTAATTCTTATGCATCAGGGTTGGTAAGTAATCAAACCACACGCAACGAGATGCTCCAGAAAGAAATTAATGATATGGATGCGCAAATAAAGGAAATAAAAAATTTAAAAAAAACAAAAGAATTGCTGATTTCTAGAATGTCTATAGTACAGCATTTACAATCTACGCGAACACTAATGGTTCATTTATTTGATGAATTGATTAATGTAATCCCGGCTGGTGTCTATTTTACTCAGATAAATGGGAAAAATGATGTTATAACCGTTATTGGCTATGCGGAATCGAATACTTTTGTTTCAATATTAATGAGGAATATAGAAAATAATGAGTGGCTCCATGATCCTGTCCTAAGTCAAATTAAAAGAGAGGATCAAGATAAGGATAAAAATAAAGATAATAACAAACAAGAATCTGCAGAGAATGAGTTTAAGTTAACTTTTGTGCTTGCGCCTCAGTTCCAGATCGGGATAAAACTATGAACGGTATTAACCTGAATGAATTGACAATGGAAAATTTGGGACAGTGGCCGTTAGTGGTTAAGATTTGTGTTCTTGCTGGGGTTAGTATTTTGATTATTGCTCTGGGGTATTGGTTAATCATACAAGATAATTTTACCCAATATGATCAACTTCAAGCTCAGGAGGTTACATTAAAAACAGATTTTGAAGGTAAGCAACGTCAGTTAATTAATTTGCCAGCTTATCGCCAGCAACTGCAGATTATGACGGAGCGTTTTACCCAAATGCTGAAACAGCTTCCAGAAAAAAATCAGATGCCCGGTTTATTGGAATCCATTTCCAAAACAGGTGTTGCATCAGGCTTAAGATTTGAGTTATTTGCGCCCCAACCTGAAGTAATGCACGATTTCTACATTGAGTTACCTATAAAAATTTCAGTAGTAGGTACTTATTTTCAGCTCGCCATGTTTATAAGTCGTGTTGCAGAAATGGATCGTATTGTAACATTACATGACTTTAGTATTGAAAGGGTGTCTTCCAAAGATAAAGATAAAGTAGTTTCGGGAGATGAATTGATAATGAGCATAACTGCCAAAATATATCGATATCGCACACAATGATAAGACGAAAACTAGGGATTAGTTCTATCTTTTTTTTATCGTTACTATTGGTTGCTTGTTCCAATAGTAATGATGATTTGGTGCGATACATTCATGATGTAAAATTAAGAAAAACACGGGATATTGAACCAATTCCTTCATTTGCACCTTTACCAACTTTTAAATTTCCTGATAATAGTAATAGACGAAACCCATTTATGCCAACGACTCAAAAAAAGACAGAAGTTGATGTAAATGCTCCCGATAAAAATAGGCCCAAGGAACCCTTGGAAGCTTATCCTTTAGACGCATTAAAATTTGTAGGTACTTTAACGCAAGGAAATGAAATATGGGCATTGATTAAACTACCTAATAAAGATATTAC
The DNA window shown above is from Legionella sp. PC997 and carries:
- a CDS encoding PilN domain-containing protein, with amino-acid sequence MTQINLLPWRELKREQEKKLFMTMLLLCIVLSAFIVFLINSYASGLVSNQTTRNEMLQKEINDMDAQIKEIKNLKKTKELLISRMSIVQHLQSTRTLMVHLFDELINVIPAGVYFTQINGKNDVITVIGYAESNTFVSILMRNIENNEWLHDPVLSQIKREDQDKDKNKDNNKQESAENEFKLTFVLAPQFQIGIKL
- a CDS encoding type 4a pilus biogenesis protein PilO, with product MNGINLNELTMENLGQWPLVVKICVLAGVSILIIALGYWLIIQDNFTQYDQLQAQEVTLKTDFEGKQRQLINLPAYRQQLQIMTERFTQMLKQLPEKNQMPGLLESISKTGVASGLRFELFAPQPEVMHDFYIELPIKISVVGTYFQLAMFISRVAEMDRIVTLHDFSIERVSSKDKDKVVSGDELIMSITAKIYRYRTQ
- a CDS encoding pilus assembly protein PilP: MIRRKLGISSIFFLSLLLVACSNSNDDLVRYIHDVKLRKTRDIEPIPSFAPLPTFKFPDNSNRRNPFMPTTQKKTEVDVNAPDKNRPKEPLEAYPLDALKFVGTLTQGNEIWALIKLPNKDITHVRVGNYMGQNYGRIVSIKNGAIELLETTQTSGKWEKHTTTLELNTGK
- a CDS encoding pilus assembly protein PilM, which gives rise to MLRLFQPKHRSILGIDITSTAVKILEISGQGDELVVENYGREVLPANAMDGNTIKDVDAVSQCIKKIIDRLNTSCKQAALAVPDSSIINKVIQINEGLSEAEMEELIVTEADKYIPYPIDEINLDFEILGHSEKNPNMLDVLIVASRAENVNQRVDIAVHSGLEVTVVDVESYAVERAAQQLAKDLPASGQDKTIAIIDIGASYTHLFVLQGMKLVYSREEKFGGKQLIDSTAEHYKMTLEQVMLAKDNGTLPEDYEKEVLEPFKEDILLQIKRTLQFFYSTSQDGDVDHILLAGGLAKLPGLVALVQERLGMSTTIANPLSHMTPGKMVNLDSINNDAPGLMVACGLALREVK